GTATCCTAAAAGTCTTCCTTAGAAGATGTGGGGCGACCTTCATAGTCCAATTTTGCTCCTAAGCTTGCCATGATAACCCTGAATTTCATCCTGATCTTCTCCATCATGTCTTGAACCTGGTTATTCTCTGGATCAGACAAAGGATAGATGCTCAGTAGTGCAGCCAGCTGTTCCATGTTCTTCCTGACTCGAGCTGAGAATGCATCTTGATCAAGGCGAATTGCTGACATCCACACATCCAAACAGCCCTGATAGAATCCCAGTTCTTCACCTATCTGGAAACCCATCTTTAAACCAACCTGCCTTCCGTCTTCCTTTCCAGACACCAAGCCATCATCATAACCATTTTTATAACC
This region of Lolium perenne isolate Kyuss_39 chromosome 2, Kyuss_2.0, whole genome shotgun sequence genomic DNA includes:
- the LOC127330129 gene encoding uncharacterized protein is translated as MDQQPKDDIDIFEPTVTLDQTHYQEGYKNGYDDGLVSGKEDGRQVGLKMGFQIGEELGFYQGCLDVWMSAIRLDQDAFSARVRKNMEQLAALLSIYPLSDPENNQVQDMMEKIRMKFRVIMASLGAKLDYEGRPTSSKEDF